One Aegilops tauschii subsp. strangulata cultivar AL8/78 chromosome 7, Aet v6.0, whole genome shotgun sequence genomic window carries:
- the LOC109756180 gene encoding fucosyltransferase 2: MLRRDVEAGSDTVAVPPRKTRQRSAGSVAGHWLRHAEAAAPACIRRPMKGLDRRPRRWGCAANAVLLAFIITVPSLVVFFGARTSAPAVWINAANALRRGSEPAHDRLLGGLLADGVDERSCHSRYQSAMYRRRAGRQPSPYLVSKLRRHEALQRRCGPGTAAYSHAQEQLRSGKNHAAGTGSPECKYLVSISYRGLGNRILAAASAFLYAVLTDRVLLVDPSNEMGELFCEPFPGTTWVLPPDFPLTSYTNFSIETAESHANMVKNKVISPVDVGAVSSARELPAFAYIHLDHDATGEDKQFYCDEDQSVLRDIRWLVMRTDSYIVPGLFLVMAFQEELGMLFPEPDTVFHHLGRYLFHPSNHVWGLIARYHDAYLAAADQRVGIQVRVFGSAPNSPELLEQITTCAQKEGLLPELLAEGLPAATTPPPAPSRRRSKAVLVTSLKAWYYDKLKGMYWERATVTGEAVGVHQPSHEEYQHFGARSHDTKAWAEIYLLSLTDVLVTSGFSTFGYVAQGLGGLTPWVMFKPDNGSVVPNPPCGRDVSMEPCFHAPPFYDCRIKQGADTGKIVPQVQHCKDVSWGLKLVPPS, from the exons ATGCTGCGACGGGATGTCGAGGCAGGCAGCGATACCGTAGCGGTGCcgccgaggaagacgcggcagcgCTCGGCCGGCTCGGTCGCGGGCCACTGGCTGCGCCACgccgaggcggcggcgccggcgtgCATCAGGCGTCCGATGAAAGGGCTCGATCGTAGGCCCAGGCGGTGGGGGTGCGCGGCCAACGCCGTGCTCCtcgccttcatcatcaccgtGCCGTCGTTGGTCGTCTTCTTCGGCGCGCGCACCAGCGCGCCGGCGGTGTGGATCAACGCCGCCAACGCCTTACGCCGAG GATCAGAGCCAGCGCATGACAGGCTTCTCGGCGGCCTCCTGGCCGACGGCGTCGACGAGAGATCTTGCCACAGCAGGTACCAGTCCGCCATGTACCGCCGGAGAGCCGGCAGGCAGCCCTCCCCGTACCTCGTCTCCAAGCTGCGGCGGCACGAGGCCCTGCAAAGACGCTGCGGCCCGGGCACCGCCGCCTACAGCCACGCGCAGGAGCAACTCAGGTCGGGGAAGAACCACGCCGCCGGCACCGGGTCACCGGAGTGCAAGTACCTGGTCTCCATATCGTACCGCGGCCTCGGCAACCGGATCCTGGCCGCCGCGTCGGCGTTCCTCTACGCGGTGCTCACCGACCGCGTCCTCCTCGTCGACCCCAGCAACGAGATGGGCGAGCTGTTCTGCGAGCCCTTCCCCGGCACCACGTGGGTGCTCCCGCCGGACTTCCCGCTGACGAGCTACACCAACTTCAGCATCGAGACGGCCGAGAGCCACGCGAACATGGTGAAGAACAAGGTGATCAGCCCCGTCGACGTCGGCGCCGTGTCGTCGGCGCGGGAGCTACCGGCGTTCGCGTACATTCATCTCGACCACGACGCCACCGGGGAAGACAAGCAGTTCTACTGCGACGAGGACCAGAGTGTTCTCCGGGACATCCGGTGGCTGGTGATGAGGACGGACAGCTACATCGTGCCGGGGCTGTTCCTGGTCATGGCCTTCCAGGAGGAGCTCGGCATGCTCTTCCCGGAGCCGGACACCGTGTTCCACCACCTCGGCCGCTACCTCTTCCACCCGAGCAACCACGTCTGGGGCCTCATCGCGCGCTACCACGACGCCTACCTCGCGGCGGCGGACCAGCGGGTCGGCATCCAGGTGCGCGTCTTCGGCAGTGCCCCGAACTCGCCGGAGCTCCTGGAGCAGATCACCACGTGCGCGCAGAAGGAGGGTCTGCTTCCGGAGTTGCTCGCCGAGGGACTGCCCGCCGCCAccacgccgccgccggcgccttcCCGGAGGAGGTCCAAGGCCGTGCTCGTGACCTCCCTCAAGGCCTGGTACTACGACAAGCTCAAGGGCATGTACTGGGAGCGCGCGACGGTGACCGGCGAGGCGGTGGGCGTGCACCAGCCGAGCCACGAGGAGTACCAGCACTTCGGCGCCAGGTCGCACGACACCAAGGCGTGGGCCGAGATATATCTGCTCAGCCTCACCGACGTGCTGGTGACCAGCGGCTTTTCGACGTTCGGGTACGTGGCGCAGGGCCTCGGCGGCCTCACGCCGTGGGTGATGTTCAAGCCGGACAACGGCTCTGTGGTGCCCAACCCGCCCTGCGGCCGGGACGTGTCCATGGAGCCGTGCTTCCACGCGCCGCCGTTCTACGACTGCAGGATCAAGCAGGGGGCGGACACCGGCAAGATTGTGCCGCAGGTGCAACATTGCAAAGACGTGAGCTGGGGGTTAAAGCTTGTTCCTCCCTCCTAA